accttttcataaatgtcctaaatctaagaacttagatgtatacataagaaaatattatcacaccagaatataaaattactatcttaaacggtttctgaggaaagctgtcccctttgaagatacctccaacatagtaaagaaaaacagaacaagggcaataactccggaaaaaataattgcgcgcttctcattttcgaactccatcaaggtattgataccctgaagccacacaccgaatttggttatcctatcttaaacggtttctaaaaaaagctgtcccctttgaacgtacctcgaacagagtcaaaaaaacggaacaaggacAATAACTTTGGAAGAAATAATTGCGCACTcttcattttcgaactccatcaaggtattgatacccgaatttggttatcctatcttaaacagtttctgagaaaggCTGTCCTCTTTAACTCGGTCGGACGGGCGcatggacggacggacggagctccAACCTATATTCCCtttccactttgtggcgggggataataatgaACAAAACTACCTTCAAGCCTATCATCTGGTAGTGATGGTGAGTGGGATTTTTTGCTGTAAAAATGATTGCTTTTGAACACTATCAGATTTGCTATAGTTCCACCAGGGAGGTTTTGTTTCTTCAGCCGgacaaaagtacatttttatgcatttgAATCGTCCAAAATCAACATAATATCATGATGGTTTGAAAGCggtattattaaaacaaacaaatgaaacacaACTTATGCTCAAATGGAAGAAAATAGGTGCTTTTACTAAGATAGCACAACAAAGGATCAAACttaatttttgtgtagtttgtttcGTATTGTTATTACTACATATAACCTATAATAATatctttaagatattttttatttgtttgttttttttgtttttgtcttctgcTGCCACAGATAGATATAATGGTCTGTAAGATCTACTCGGAGGGCTTGGATTCATGACATAAAACTACCAGGTGGAGTTTGTGAAATAACCCGAACCACAAAAGCTACTGTCTACTGCTATCTGAGTGTAACATCGGATAACAAGGGAGGACCTAAAGGGGTGGCTCAGCTGGACCCTGGGTTACTGTATTCTGCAGTGACACATACATTATTCACGTAAACCCTTTAGGTACAAAGTGGTTTGCTTATTAGtcttaatgtatatatttttgctaaataGATTAGGTACAAGAGATGTATTCTCTGAAAACCTTATTTTAGGATGTCGCATAAACCATGTCACGGTGAATCTATGCCTTTATGCTTCCTTCAATAATCTCAGTTTGCAAAATTCCAATACTAAACATCAAAATAAGTCCATATTTTATTATGGAGCCCATGATTTGACCTTGCCTACCATCTGGCCACCCCTTGTATGAAAGTCTAGTGATGATACTGAAGGATATTGAAATCTAAGTGTGGAAATCTATTAAATCTATATTTGTGTGGAATTAACTAATGCCCTCACAGTAACCCTCCCTGGCTGCCTCAAATCTTTAGTGGCAGACGTTGCGCTTGCTGGGCTGGTGCAGGAAGCTGTTCCTAGCATTGGCAGCATGGTGAGGAATCTGCTCCCTAGTGCGGTTTTGGCGTTGGATGCGGTTGCGGCTCAGGTGACGCCGCTCGATGCGAGCTTTGCTACGCTGGACCCTCGCTACTTGAGTGACCTTGGCAAGAGCCCCAGCCTGGGCAGCTGCTCCTCGGGTCACCCTGGTGGGCATGGTGCCACGGGTCGCAGGAACAGCAGCTGGTTCGGACACCCTGCTGTAAGGAGGGGGGAGAAGAAAACCACAGCACTGTTATTTCTTTACTGATGctcagggccggccttcccgctAGGTAACCCAGGCGGCCGCCTAGGGTGCCATATGCTGGAGGGGTGCCAAATTGCACCattaaaaaggtgaaaaacaccctttacaattgttctattctatataattctattgtgttgtttgcaatttgtgttctttggttttaagatttgtgttaccTGTGTTAGTAAAAGAAATTTCCTTGCACTAAAACTTATActtcattttaacttttgattgcattgttttgcattgcttttggattttgttgttgttccctgaggacatttgcactattatagtatattattcaaatttttaaaataggttgtgttttttttgcaatggGGGTATCCACTCTGCCTGGGGCGCCGAAGGACCTAAAGCTGGCCGTGCTGATGCTAGAGTTGATTTTCTAAGTATACTGTGAATTTAGGTTTCTCACCTTACACTGCTTGCCAGGCTGACAAGACTCTCCTCTCCCATCACAGACAGGGTGCTGTTGGAGACCATGGACAAGTTGTTTGGCGAAACGTACACAGACATGCTGGGGTGCTCTATGAGCAGGTCCTCCATGGGGCTGGCCTCGGCCGTGGCTCCCTCTGCAGTGAAACAGGGGGGAGGGGTGACAAACCAGCTCTCATCCATGCAGCCTCTCTCTGAGCCTGCCTTACTACCAGCCCTACTGCCCCCACACTCGCTCCCAGATCCTGGGGACATTGATGCGGTTGATGAGGGCGTGGACATTCTGGCTCGTCTTGGCAGGGTCACAGGTGTGGTGGCACCCGAGTCTGGTGGGTTGGTACCAGGACAAAATAATGGGTCTGATGATACTGCCTCCCACTTTCCTCGACTTTTATGTGTTCTACGACGCTTGTTAGGCAGGTGTGGGATGATGGGTGAACATTCAgtccttgtgtgtgtggtttgatGTTTAGTGTTTTGGTTACTGTTGAGGGTTGATTGGGCGTTCTGTGGGGCTCCTGTGTTAATGTCCACCTGCATGGTGCAATCAGATTCTTCTGAGCACATGGCAGGAGTTGGATCGAGGATGGAATGgccaagaaacacacaaaggtgGAAAATTTtcgaaaaaagattaaaatgcgaccatttaaaaaaaaaaaacatgcaatgtGACATGGTCGTTTTTAAGGgttcacacacgcacatgcacgcaTACCAGTGTGGGGAATGTAAGGgtatataaaaaattaaagaaaagaaaggagagGGGGGCAGGGGAGCACAAAACATAAGAGTCACATCATTAGTCGAGTTGACCCTCTTTGGCTGTGCTAATGTGACAATATTTTTCTTCCTCTGGAATGTTGTTGTTATATATATGGTTTTATATTAGTATCTATTGTTCCAGAAAAGCAAGAAAAAACCCGCAACTAGACATGTGgagttcttgttcttgttgggACTAAAAGCAAACCAAACAATTTATTGTTGGCTAGACTGTTTCTGCAAAACTGACTGGACTGTCCCAAAACAAATATACCAATTAGGAATTAATCACCTTTCAATTGTTGTGACCAAATGATTTTCAAAGAAGATGaagattaaagctgcagtatgtagaatcgtgagacttatatagaaacaaccacgctcaccctcccctccctgtttcaaaTCCTATCGTCCCTTACCGGTATCCTCATGAAAGCGCACAGTTGTGGAGATCTTAGCGACTTTTTTTAATAGAGAAtggtgacaaatgtagggacttcatcttgtgtttttggagagttatttgatgttttagagacataaaaGCACTTGCACAGGGGACTTCTGCTAGAATGTCCGCCATTTCCCTTTTACTATCGATGATACATGAATGGCATGTACATTGACTTCAAGCGAGCAGACAGTAGTAACGCCCAAAATAGGTCATGGAGCACtttgtttgtagaaagatctctagTTGGCTGAAATCTAGTCACGCTCCaggatttctaaagctcatttacaggggCAGGAGAAGGAGAGGAGTTTcagtgtccactcagaacactttgaattacaatatgctcaaagatgattagagagttttgaccaaatgacgttgaaaaaaaaaactttacatactgcagctttaaatagtAGAATTTTCATAAAGTCTCACAGAATATGCCGTATGTGTTTTATAGTGGGGCACTCAAACTGGAAGGTATGGCTCCATGTAACATTTACTATTCTTCATCCTGtctttgtaataataattataaaaatgtgcaaaaatccCCCCTACTCACCAGGCAGGTTGACGAGCATCCATCCCTCCTCATCGGCCTCCGTCACACAAGGATTGGGTCCCTTCAGTTCGGCTGCCACCTCCTCCACCTCACCAAACAGCAGGTTGCTGAGACGCTGAAACATGGCTGCTAGGGCTGCTTGCTGTGTCAAGTGTAGCTTCGATGCTTTTCTTCTCTCCAAGCAAAAAGCGGTATAGCTGCCTTTTTGAACTTCCTATTGAATTTGCGTTGTACTTTGTTGCTGTTCTGATGCcccctgtttgtgtttttatttcacttgAAGTCTCTTGAAACTTGGTTTCAATAAACAGGGGTGACAGGCTTCTTTAGTGCAAATGTAAGGTTTCACTTGGTATGGAGCAAAGGCCTGCAGAGAGAAGCAAACAGATTAAAACCATGGACACAGGACGAGAATGAGATGCTTCTTATCTGTAAAAATGGGACATGTTGGTTTAGATCATTTTCTGTGATAAAACATTCTGCTTGTACCTTTAAGAGACATGTTAGTGTGAAAGCAAATACAAACATGTACCGTATGTGCTTATTGCTATTTCCCACACTAGAGGGCAGCATACAGCCACAGTATCTTGTTTTGAGGTGGTGTTTTTTCATGTTCTCATGGGGCTCTCAGCCATTACAGGAGCTCCACTTGAACACAACATCATTTTGTTCCAATTTAGTTTAATGCAGATGTAAGAGATCCCAGTTGGATTAAAAAGACGCAGTGAGCATAGCAGCTAAAAAGTACCTCAAATTCAAAGCTGTGTTTTATGTGGGACTgcaatttaaatggggtcacctgaaaatatatacatatttttatacagTAATTAATTGTCTTAAttactgtatttgtttatttatttttattattatttttcaaattaaaacacaacacgcTGTATGTCAAACAACTGTACTctctactttcactttctcagaTATATAAATCTACTTTAaacaaaatgcagtataaaaaaaagaagaaagacctaaaagaagaaaatgaaataaattaataaataaactacattatgctttagaaaagtgggaggttaagtagctttttcatggatggtttccGTGGGAGCTTTAAGTCCTCTTTAATtcacaataaaagttaaaatgcaaatttaattctgaatcacacacacacacacacacacaccaaacaacgcacacgcacacacacacacacacacacacacacaagtaggTAAATATAAAATTGGAtcgcaaaacaaaaaaaaagactacaGGATTCTGGATTGGTTAAtgaaaattatgttttgttgAGAGTTGATGTTTTTGTCTGCTGTCTTGCTTTGATGACTATTTCAATGTTATAAAACGTTATAACTGATGACATTATCACTGAGTCCGTCTACGTGGGGGTGGGgcatccaaacaaatccaacgttgcacgtcattgaaccaagcagcagccatgttgaaagtctcagctctgtctgtccctgaaccgcagagatatttgtgccacagacacacagacagagattccttgctttatagatactgtagatgaaAATgaggtcatgatccaaaaaacgTTAGGAACCACTGCGCTAAAGAGAACAAAAATTGAAGTTGCAGATTGGTGAATACTTAATAATGTTGACTCGTAAAtcaatatgttataaaatatgtttaattaaTGAAGAGTTTATTCAGTAAGAGACTATAGTGGCTCGTGGACAATGGATGCTATTCCCTCCCCCATATGGCCCAGACATATAGTCAGGACAGTTTCAGGGCAGATGAACGATGGAGGAGAAGGACAGGGTTGAAGATGAGGAAGATGAGAAAGCCCTCGAGGGTCAAAGCAAACATAAGCAGGAGTACATGTTAGAATGAAAAGAAACACAGAGATTAGGAAAATCGCTTTGACTTGACGTGAACATGATGACGTAATGTTAAACAGCTATTTGAGCCGTCAGGGCTTACAGGACAAATAACTACATGTTCAaagggtgtgttttttttccttctttttccaCTTGTGAGCTCACAATAACAACTTCACAAATCACAGAATGCAATTAAACCTGCTGCACCTCCTTGACCACATACTGAGTCAGAGTCAAGACCAAACATGAGGGAGCAGTACGCCTTtatgctttttgttttactgctcaaactaacaaactaaaataacaaaagaatGCAAGTCTCTGTAGAATAGAATATATTCATTGTCATTGTACTGGTACAATGACATTGAAAGCGCAAATTCTCACGATGTAAGGCAATAAAtagaacaattttttttttaatctgtcaaACTAATCTTGAAAGCTTTCCCTACCACTAATGATTTATAGAAAGTTTACGACGAACTCAGATGAAGATAATGTACGTTTGCCAaagaggtcatattttcacagtTAGCAGGATTAGATCAAAAGTACTGAACGGATTTTGtccaaattttaaccaaaaatagaccgtccaccatggaagattctacTACGTTTGGGACATGATCCGAATCAATATACTGACTcgggatcagtttgaaaaatcaaaaaattgtTTTCTCTCATCAAATTCAAAAAATCACTTTTGGGTTTGAAATAGACCAATCTTGATTAAATTTGACTCAGCTACAGTATGTcggaaatttcttccaagcctttaaagtgtgaatgatcatggtaccatgattaaAATGATTGATCCAGATAACCACCAATAACTGGCAATgtggatatttggtgcttgttGCCTGATTTTTCTCTAAGGCAGAATAGGTTTCTGTTATGACTATAAACTGTTTGCATTTGCTTTGATTCCCATCAGTCTGTAACATGCGTTGTTTTCACTGAATATGTGAGGGTTAGTGGCATTTCTGCTTAAAGAGTCATGCATGCATGCCAGTTGGAGGCTGACACTTCTGTTCTTATTTGGGGAATCACCATGGTGACCCAGACTCATCTGATTGACTTCAAAGGGTGCAACGAGTGCATGCACCTGATACTTTCTCACAACATAATTGCATAATTGgagttattaattaaaatacaaCGAATTAACCAAGTATGTTGAAAGTACATTGATGGAGATATCCAAcactaagattttttttaaatgcattcctTCATTAGTCAAGCTTAGGTCATGAGACGGACAAATAAATTGCgataaacaacttttttttttgacctcGAAAGAACTTATGCTTGGGTTACAGAACTTTTGGTGATGGTTACAAAACACTCTCTGAACATTGACACTAGTTTTCTGATAAAACTGCTTTTATCAGTTTGTTGATGCAGATAATTTGGTGTTGTCTGAATTATGTCAATATTGATATTGATGCTAAAAAAGAAACCCCAAAAGCAAACACTGATGTCCCTTCTACCCTAGATAATAAATTTGACTTATCCATCCAATACcaataacacttgtttttttgttgctattttatgTCCCTGGGTCCCTTGAACAGCCCTACATTTTTGATATGTCGTACTGTTGGGAGTAGATTAGGGTTTCCTTTGTAAATTAATAAAGATTTAGCTAAAtagtattatttttgtttgtattgtcACATGGTATGATGTGCAAATGGAAACGATCTCCATCCCCACCACCCTGTTTGACATTTGAAAGAAAAGATTTTGGATACATTATAACTGattaaccaaaaaaataaatagataatccTGCTTTAGTATTTTGGTTAgagtttttgttaattttactttataaatgtgtttaaattttctcagctgtgtttgtctcctactCCCTCTCGTACCACACTAAAACCACATGCCCTTTTTAATGGAGATGCAGGCAGGCACTTTTAGTTATTGCAGTTTTATTTGAGTTTGTCAGCCTTGTTATATGATTATTATGATTCAGAACACTTTTTAGGGTACCCATGGTCATCATACAAGCACAGatcaaacaagttaaaaacatacaataattaCTGTAAACACATACAaggcacattattattattatatgattttatatatattattattattatcaggcaATTATATAAGTAATTTTCCCCAGGGATGATAAAagtgtttctgattctgattattagtttttattaaacAGTGGATGAGGTCATATTTCTGGCTCACAGCAGAGGTTGTGAGTTTAAACCCAAAGTAtttctgggtgtgtgtgtgagctttcTATGGTTGTCTCTTATTTCCTGTGTGACAGGTTGATTGGAATGTCAGAAACTATCTACAGTATAAATTCTGCCTTTGTAAACTGAGGCAGGATGCACAACCAGATTTAAATGATTTGCATAATTCATCAtacatattgtttttaatgattaggCCTATTTGACTTTCTCATCATAGCATATTATTGGTATCCCAAATAGGAGCCGATAAtggcagggttgggctcaattataattgtaattgataattaatttgaactttagcataattataattttaattctaaatttaaaaaaaaatcagttgctTTCGTagtcgtaattgaattgttagagtttaaataatttactttgcaattgtaatttcaataaaaattgtacaacaactgtcaattataatttaacacaaaactggggaaccatgatacagttctatgtacagttctacacatatgtaataaacaattattaaaatatgtttcatatcaagtttttccacatttaaccagttaaaaaaaatgtgaaactgAGGGCTatgctgacacaaaaaaaagcacagacgctcacaccaaatatattaaaatcaatatttcattgcataggaagtctaacaaggtaaccaatagataggaaagaaattagatgatatatatttgtttttgtgtattttacagataatTTAGGAGCCATTATCATAtgggatgctaacagaaagctaacacaagagaaaggttaacttttattaggttatttcaggctcagttaattaattgtaattgaactgtagtaattgagaacgtaattgtaattgactttctgaggattaaaaaaaaaaaaaaaaatcatcttaaattattgtaattggaaaacatGCTGGTCACTGAaatagtaatttaattgtaattgaaaacaaaaatgtaactgacaGAAATTAGATTTTATTCATATAATAACATAAGATTAAGGAaagtcagtgtttgttttgcttttttctccAGTGCCAGGCTGTATGGAAAAATAATAAGAgtgagggttaaaaaaaaaaaagcggagcggagtgggcggagccaaacagaataaaaacaagatgCATGTGACGTCACGATACGTCACTGACGctgagagaggagagagaagctCCAGCCTgtggaggaagaaaaaaaaaaacgtctggacgggaaaaaaaaataaagaaaataccgAAAAATAAATACTATGTATGTATTTGTAGCATTGCGTCTTTTTTTGCAGTCATAACATCGATTATAATCGATGGGTTAAGAGTTGTTTGTGGGTCGCTGTGTTTTGTCGTTTGGAGCGGAATGACTGTAATGTAAAAATATCTGCTGCTTACATCAGCAATGTTTACATTCTACAGAATCACAAGAAACCGCAGCGAGGCTGGATGGAAAACAACACAGGAACCTTTGAGAGAACACAGCGCCTTATTGTGTGTTTGGTAACTGGGTTAGTTAGACATGAATGATCCTGAAGGGTCAAAGCAATGACAGCTGTGGATCAACGACGACTGCAGGCTTCTACTGCTAATGCTATACAGTGAAACGTTCATTTTTCCTCTGAGTGGACACATCAATAGGAAGTGCATGTATTCACAGCATAATCTAAAACGCTTACATGGCCTATGGAGACGACATCAACCATCCATTCCTCACCATTTTCgttttttggtgcattttaCAAAGCAAAGGCTACATATGGATGTAAACGGATACAGAGCAGGATGGTGTCATTTATACACATTTGGAATAAAAGACATTGAGCCAATCCATGTTAGAGGTTTAGAAAAGGGCTGGTGGACATATTGTTTCAATCAAAATGATCTATGACCTCACAATAGGTCATCACAAATACACTGAGGAGAGATCTGTGTTTGTAGGAAAAGGAAATACAATAATTGATGAATCATTTCCCTGAAAACAAAATTATTCAGGTTATATGGAAGTAGATCAACAGTAGGCTACCCGGAATAAAGAGATCCGAAGCGGATTGGAAGCAAATATTTACTTATATATCCTattaaaagccaaaaaaaataaacaatcttaCCTGCCTTTGCGGTCTTATTCAAGTTGTAAACGAGATCTCACACACAGTAGAAACGTCAACTGTTAAAGCATAGCTTTAGATAGCCTTTATGTGAGGTAGTTCAAACAccttaatacaaaaataaaaggctTTCTTCTCAGAAGAAGGGCTTCgtgtaaaaaaatattacacagATGTTTCTCAGATCATAACATCTGCAGCGTTTTTCTTCGTCCTCCTCTTTTTTCCCCCGTGTTTCCCGCTGCAGGATTTTTCTCGTGTTTATTGCTGCCTCCAGCTGATCCTCGGATCAGAATGTAGAGCGTACAAAAACAGCTGATTGTGAGATCACAGTACTCCAGGCCCCGCCCACGACGGTCAAACGGGCCAATCAGAGGGTTACACCCGCCACTGCCGGACCTTTAGGTAACAGGGTGTGGGGGCAGGGCTCGATGAGCTGTCAACCTGCAGCCAGGGACCCGTGATCAGCTTCCACTTTCAGCCTCCCTGCTGTTAGAATGCAGCGCTGGGGGATGGTAAACTGACCCCGGGTCTGTGTTCACAGCGCACTGCTTTTAATAGACACCGTCAGCCACGAGAGGAGATGAAGATATGATGACAGCAAAGTGATGTGGATGTGGGAATCAGCATCAACAAGCCTGCGTTATCACATCTTTTATTTAGATATAATAAAGCCTTTATGTGCTGTCTGTTTGTTAAATCTGGTTACAGAATGATCTGTTTAATATCtacaaatacaatttcaatgTTAGCTCTTTCTTTCTTGTCCACTTTCTTTctctcaattcaattcaactaaaaacaactttattggcATGGGTAAAAAGTTTGCAATGCCCAAGCAAGTGTGACATTgaacaatgtaaacacaaaaagaataaatatattttttttaaaaaaaagcaacatttgtcCTGTGCAAAATagtaaaatagaataaaaataggGTTTAACTGTGTATATGTAGAACAAAATTGACAATTATGTTACAACTGTTAGAAAAAggaatatatacacacacacacacacacacacacacacacacacacacacacacgcacgcacacacacacgcacacacacacacgcacgcacacacgcacgcacacacgcacgcacacacgcatccTGTTATACAAGTACActcatatatacatattatgcatgtacacaaacacttacatatgtatatatacattcatGAATGAACAGACTATTTATATACTACATGAAGTATGTAGATACATAAATAGATAATTTA
This portion of the Gouania willdenowi chromosome 7, fGouWil2.1, whole genome shotgun sequence genome encodes:
- the tp53inp2b gene encoding tumor protein p53-inducible nuclear protein 2 isoform X1, whose product is MFQRLSNLLFGEVEEVAAELKGPNPCVTEADEEGWMLVNLPEGATAEASPMEDLLIEHPSMSVYVSPNNLSMVSNSTLSVMGEESLVSLASSVSRVSEPAAVPATRGTMPTRVTRGAAAQAGALAKVTQVARVQRSKARIERRHLSRNRIQRQNRTREQIPHHAANARNSFLHQPSKRNVCH
- the tp53inp2b gene encoding tumor protein p53-inducible nuclear protein 2 isoform X2, which produces MFQRLSNLLFGEVEEVAAELKGPNPCVTEADEEGWMLVNLPEGATAEASPMEDLLIEHPSMSVYVSPNNLSMVSNSTLSVMGEESLVSLASSVRVSEPAAVPATRGTMPTRVTRGAAAQAGALAKVTQVARVQRSKARIERRHLSRNRIQRQNRTREQIPHHAANARNSFLHQPSKRNVCH